ACAACAAACAACAAACTACTCTTattaataagaaaaataaaaaaacagaTCAAATTAATTTTAGTGCTCTACCTAATCCTAAACTTGCTGCCAAATGGTATCAAATGCTACatacaattaaaaaaaatattatagatcaaaaaaaacaaaaatcACAATTATCATATCACAAAAAGTTAAAggaaaaattaaaaatacaaCAAACCAAGAGTAAAGTTGTAAAAcaaaggaaaaaaatatcatacAAAAAGGgtagaaaataataattaacataaaaagaaaaacatTAAACGAaaccatatatatatatatatatatatatatatatatatatatattgtatcatttaatatacttttaatcatatttgtctttttataattcatcttctattttttaccatatgaaaaattatttccCAAACATTTATTgtgaatttttttttttgttaaatttgtatctatataaataaatatatatacatataaaaatatatacatataaaaatatatacatataaaaatatatacatatatacatatatatgtttacATGAAATACATCAGTTAAGattattttaattcatatataaatatttttaataccaacttgttcatttttttaaatcatataaaataaaataaaaaattaaaatacATCTAGCATTAATTCAAAAAGGGAAACTTTACAACTATAactacatatatatatatatatatatatatatatatatatatatatatatatatatttatatatgtatatattttatgtgtgtaaaaaatattcacCTTAACACAAAATAAGTTCACTTATCTTTTTAATAgtttaaatatatatattattatatatatgcgaaaaaaaaattatataaaaagaactatcctttatatacatatatttatatatatataaatatatttatatatatatatatatttaccATAAAAGTTTTGATTaggaatatattttattatatatataattttgaattctttattttaaaatggaattttattttggtttattttattttattttttttttttttttgtaataatacattacggtaatatgtatatgtttcttttcatataaaaaatgaaataaaccaaaaaaaaaaaaaaaaaaaaaataaaataaaataaaataaaaaaataaaaaaatccatcttttaaaaaatatattattatatatttatttatatattatatttatttatttccttttattttttatgaaataatatacacatatatatatataatatataacatatttttttttatttgggaaaaaaaattaatcaaaatacatttttatcatataatcAATCTGTTGtcctttaaaaaaaaaaaaaaaaaaaatatacaatattaGCACATATTTTgcaaaaaaataaaaattgaGAGTGTGTAATAAAgattaatataattatatgtatataagGTTTCAAATTTTATGGTAattaatatcttttttttttccttttttttttttttttttcatccttttatatatactccttaattttattataatatataaataaataaatatatatataaaatatatttatatatatatataatatatatattatatgtattcataattttttcttgttaatatattttttaattaattttttacataatatttatattaacacaaaataaaatggcttattatttatcaaatttaaataataatgagaAATATGAAACTAACcaaaattataattctACAAAAGTATTTAATTCTAAACTAGTTTTATTAGGTTATTAGAATGAATAATCATAAAACGTTTATTTTATCACccatatataaattcaagttttttttattttattaatatattatatatatgtatataattatatataattatatattttctgATCATTTCcaataataattctttatatatatatatatatattcaaaatattatttatattattacatatatatttatttataggAGATACATCTGTTGGAAAATCTTGTATCGTTGTAAGATTTGCtaaaaatgaattttatgaatatcAAGAATCAACAATTGGtggtaaaaaaaaaaaaaaaaaaaattttatatatgtccataatatatatttatatttttatatgtatatgaagataaattattttatttcttattcttttttacattatgtataagaaatatattagataTAAGTATTAAAATGTGCCAACTATTAaattgttcatatatatttatttatatatatatatatttttatatttcgAAGCTGCTTTTATGACCCAGTTAATTGATATTGGTGAACGCACGATTAAATTTGAAATATGGGACACAGCAGGgtattataaaaaaaaaaataataataaaaaaaataataataataataataataataaataataaataaataaatgaatataaaaatattaaagtGACTGTTAAtcaatattttcattttctacaaaattattataacacAATTTTAATTGtcttaaatttttttattatagACAAGAACGTTATAGAAGTTTAGCTCCGATGTATTACAggtatataatatattctttattcattcatatcttattattaaagacgtaaatatatatttatattttttagCATTCAtgttaataaaatacaattcatttttttaatatttcaaCCTTTTTAGAGGTGCATCGGCAGCCGTTATAGTTTATgatataacaaataaaaaatcCTTTGAAGGAGCTAAAGGATGGATCCATGAATTAAAATCAGTACACTcaaatgatattattataggttaataaaaaataaaatatatctatatatatatatatatatttatgcATGTCAATCTAAAATTACTTATATGtaatgaattattttattttttcccTGTATCTAATTATAATTACAGCTCTAGCGggtaataaaaatgacTTGGAAGAACACAGAGCTGTAGATCGAGAAGTaatacaataaataaatatatacatatatatatataatatgttaatagatataacaatatgccttaatatttcatatataaattttacacattttgaaaaataaaatgtatgAATTATACAGAAATATATGAACAGTTCATgcaaaatatttatatttttttttttttttttttactaaTTTTTTAGCTAGCCGAATCTTTTGcaaatagtaataatattttgtttattgAAACATCAGCAAAAACTGGACAAAACGTTAACGAATTGTTCTTAAGAATAGGTTAATATgaaaagaattatataaatttttttccttttttttaatgatttttttgatatatttaatttttttttttttttacatatttatatagcTAAAAAATTACCTCTTCATAAGAAAGAACAAGAAAAATGCCCAGCTATTCAGGTTTACcatatgaaataaataaaaaatatatatgcatatatatatatatatatatatatatatatttgtatatattcttaaataaatatatttttatatataccttTTAAACTTATTCAGATAAATAATACTGAAgaaaccaaaaaaaaatgttgTTGATGGATGGATAATAAAAACCTTTACCTttctatttatattttgataaagatatacacatattatgttttagtttacaaagaaaaagaaaaaaagatcaaaggaaatatacaagtattatattatatatatatatatatatatatatatatatatatgtatatgtgaatatgtacatatatttttatatcttatttaaaaatgttcAAATGATTTATGTGtacataaaattattttttaattataaatattagtgtatatatatataataatatataatttttattttattattatttatatgacactaaataaattattttaaaagtCATATTCTTTTCAATTATTAAATATCGGTATTACacacatttatatatatttaaaatgtatagttgtttatatatataaattcatttttttatgctttcatatattctttagaaatatctatttttgttgttaagctataaatatatatatatttttgtattagattattatatttttattttctctttcttttttttttttttttttttttttttttttttttttttttttttttttttttttttttttttttttttttttttttttttttttttttttttttttttgttgtttttgtaatatagtatttattattttattttatattatattatattatttatttatttttttttttt
This window of the Plasmodium gaboni strain SY75 chromosome 1, whole genome shotgun sequence genome carries:
- a CDS encoding ras-related protein Rab-5C, giving the protein MAYYLSNLNNNEKYETNQNYNSTKVFNSKLVLLGDTSVGKSCIVVRFAKNEFYEYQESTIGAAFMTQLIDIGERTIKFEIWDTAGQERYRSLAPMYYRGASAAVIVYDITNKKSFEGAKGWIHELKSVHSNDIIIALAGNKNDLEEHRAVDRELAESFANSNNILFIETSAKTGQNVNELFLRIAKKLPLHKKEQEKCPAIQINNTEETKKKCC